From Streptomyces sp. NBC_01460, a single genomic window includes:
- a CDS encoding transposase, whose protein sequence is MGSGAVMCRFLDRLAGHFDHKVHLVVDGHSVHRSKKVRDWLAAHPDDVELHFLPAYSPELNPDELVNADLKHSLPRQHRARDQAELATETRLFFRRRQRQPHIVRGYFGGPHVRYVLAEDPMSF, encoded by the coding sequence ATCGGTTCAGGAGCCGTCATGTGTCGCTTCCTGGACCGGCTGGCCGGCCACTTCGACCACAAGGTCCACCTCGTCGTCGACGGGCACTCCGTCCACCGGTCCAAGAAGGTCCGCGACTGGCTCGCCGCCCACCCCGACGACGTCGAGCTGCACTTCCTCCCCGCCTACTCACCCGAGCTGAACCCCGACGAGCTGGTCAACGCCGACCTCAAGCACAGCCTGCCCCGACAGCACCGAGCCCGCGATCAAGCCGAACTCGCCACCGAAACCCGCCTCTTCTTCCGCCGGCGCCAGCGCCAGCCGCACATCGTCCGCGGCTACTTCGGCGGCCCACACGTCCGCTACGTCCTGGCCGAGGACCCCATGAGTTTCTGA
- a CDS encoding DoxX family protein, with protein sequence MFVSLAVVTLFMSALLLVSAGAKSLRTRHITEQMSTLGVPQGMMAFLIGAQIAGAAGVIAGLWWGPVGIAAAIGLALYFAGAVAFHLRVGDRKGASPAVVLTMASVALIALRAATL encoded by the coding sequence ATGTTCGTCTCCCTTGCCGTCGTCACCTTGTTCATGTCGGCGCTTCTCCTGGTATCGGCCGGGGCCAAGTCTCTACGGACGCGGCACATCACCGAGCAGATGTCCACCCTCGGAGTTCCTCAGGGCATGATGGCTTTCCTGATCGGCGCTCAGATCGCGGGCGCGGCCGGTGTGATCGCCGGACTCTGGTGGGGACCCGTCGGAATCGCCGCCGCGATCGGCCTAGCGCTCTATTTCGCTGGGGCGGTCGCCTTCCACCTGCGCGTCGGCGACCGCAAGGGCGCGTCTCCGGCGGTGGTCCTCACCATGGCCTCCGTCGCCCTGATCGCATTGCGTGCTGCCACCCTCTGA
- a CDS encoding winged helix-turn-helix transcriptional regulator has product MSLRPGIAFLADCPALLAMEIIASKWSMVTLFALTDGPLRHGALVELSGGISRKVLTQTLRRLQANGLVERHAYAEAPPRVEYSLTDLGRTLEEPIRMLTAWARENGEAVVTFREAAQAARTIEADQATLVKTPHVDENPSRF; this is encoded by the coding sequence ATGAGCCTGCGACCCGGAATTGCCTTCCTCGCCGACTGTCCCGCTCTCCTGGCCATGGAGATCATCGCCAGCAAGTGGTCCATGGTCACGCTCTTCGCGCTGACCGACGGCCCGTTGCGCCACGGCGCGCTGGTCGAGCTGAGCGGTGGCATTTCGCGCAAGGTACTGACCCAGACGTTGCGCCGGCTCCAGGCCAATGGGCTCGTCGAGCGGCACGCGTACGCCGAGGCGCCACCGCGCGTGGAGTACAGCCTGACCGATCTCGGGCGAACCCTGGAGGAGCCCATCAGGATGCTCACCGCATGGGCGCGGGAGAACGGCGAGGCGGTCGTCACCTTCCGCGAAGCAGCCCAGGCGGCCAGGACCATCGAGGCGGATCAGGCGACCCTGGTGAAGACTCCTCATGTCGATGAGAACCCGAGCCGTTTCTGA